A window from Prochlorococcus marinus CUG1435 encodes these proteins:
- a CDS encoding DUF3177 family protein produces MNVLNQLSVWLSFQLSFIFLIGIPITLSFWSIKKGHKAVNKLLSIYWKISLLFFISLLLLVGKYNYALVVTNISTLLITISVWFWNDINDELKEYDLSYTLVTTTKVWRWSLTFISLNFLIQSLHNLKCFSFINSAACEIWLQPSSNFLMIIKNLFNFFFGANFTQPLAKFLGLFSLLIYILGLIQWSIIKLPKNGRNSCFSENGRN; encoded by the coding sequence TTGAACGTCCTTAATCAACTTTCTGTTTGGCTATCTTTTCAACTTTCATTCATTTTCCTTATTGGTATTCCTATTACATTATCATTTTGGTCAATAAAAAAAGGACATAAAGCTGTTAATAAGCTTCTTTCTATATATTGGAAAATATCCCTTTTATTTTTTATAAGCCTTTTACTTCTTGTAGGTAAGTACAATTATGCGCTGGTTGTTACAAACATTTCAACATTATTAATCACAATCTCAGTTTGGTTTTGGAACGATATTAATGACGAGTTAAAAGAATATGATTTGTCCTACACCCTTGTGACAACAACAAAAGTATGGAGATGGTCTCTAACTTTTATATCTCTCAATTTCTTAATTCAAAGTTTACACAACTTAAAATGCTTTTCTTTTATTAATTCAGCTGCGTGTGAAATTTGGCTTCAGCCTTCTTCAAATTTCTTGATGATCATCAAAAATCTATTTAATTTTTTCTTTGGGGCCAACTTTACTCAACCCTTAGCAAAATTTTTAGGATTATTTTCATTATTAATTTATATTTTAGGCTTGATTCAATGGTCAATAATTAAATTACCTAAAAATGGAAGAAACTCCTGTTTCTCCGAAAATGGAAGAAATTGA
- the ileS gene encoding isoleucine--tRNA ligase, which produces MKSQNNKEQKSDFSYKETLNLLKTDFSMRANSALREPEIQKFWAENNIDFELGSKNTGKTFTLHDGPPYANGALHMGHALNKVLKDIINKYKTLKGYKVHYVPGWDCHGLPIELKVLQNLKSDERKNLNTLNLRKKATEYAYIQINNQMEGFKRWGIWGNWDNPYLTLKKSYESAQIGVFGKMFLNGYIYRGLKPVHWSPSSRTALAEAELEYPEEHYSKSIYVSLKIIKVSDEILLQICQQNPNIKKDFFLNNSFITIWTTTPWTIPANEAVAVNPKINYVFACDEEKRIYLFAKELLSEISKKFNKDFNILSEVKGFKLENIEYQHPTKKKNCRIVMGGDYITTEAGTGVVHTAPGHGLDDFNVGQKYDLPTTCVVDEKGNLNEYSGQFKGSNVLKNANDLIIEYLNQKKSLLLIENYKHRYPYDWRTKKPTIFRATEQWFASVEGFRSSALKAIEDVEWMPATGKKRIYSMVVGRGDWCISRQRSWGVPIPVFYKKNGKEILLNSEIINHIQKLFSEHGADIWWDWEVKSLLPEKYVKESALWEKGQDTMDVWFDSGSSWAAVCEQRSELKYPADLYLEGSDQHRGWFQSSLLTSVAVNNKPPYKKVLTHGFALDENGRKMSKSLGNVVDPNIIIDGGNNKKTEPAYGADVLRLWVSSVDYSVDVPIGSNILKQLSDVYRKVRNTARYLLGNIHDYDPNIESFEINQLPLLDQWMLGRLFEVTEQISNAYENYEFSKFFQILQSFCVVDLSNFYLDIAKDRLYVSSKSQFRRRSCQFVMSQVVENLAVLISPVLCHMAEDIWQNIPYQIKEKSVFERGWPTFSHSWKNENLNAHITNLRNLRVEINKAIEGCRNKQIVGAALETEVHYLPEDKVVKDSLTWLKKFGNEDVDLFRDWLIVSKFEVVSNLVENSLITDKNEFGKIQILKAKGKKCDRCWHYEKETFNGIQNTNLCQRCSSIINLEFN; this is translated from the coding sequence ATGAAATCTCAAAATAACAAAGAACAAAAATCAGACTTTTCTTACAAAGAGACTTTAAATTTACTTAAAACTGATTTTTCAATGCGTGCTAATTCAGCTTTAAGAGAGCCTGAGATTCAGAAATTTTGGGCGGAAAATAATATTGATTTCGAATTAGGTTCAAAAAACACAGGAAAAACATTTACATTACATGATGGCCCACCTTATGCAAATGGAGCACTTCACATGGGTCATGCTCTTAACAAAGTTTTAAAAGATATTATAAATAAGTACAAAACATTGAAAGGTTATAAAGTTCACTATGTTCCAGGCTGGGACTGCCATGGTTTGCCTATTGAATTAAAAGTACTTCAGAATTTGAAGTCAGATGAAAGAAAGAATCTTAACACCTTAAATCTAAGAAAAAAGGCAACAGAATATGCATATATTCAAATTAATAATCAAATGGAGGGTTTCAAAAGGTGGGGCATATGGGGAAATTGGGATAACCCTTACTTAACTCTTAAGAAAAGTTATGAATCTGCTCAGATTGGAGTATTTGGGAAGATGTTTTTAAATGGATATATATATCGGGGTCTTAAACCTGTGCACTGGAGTCCAAGTTCGAGGACAGCATTAGCTGAAGCAGAACTAGAATATCCTGAAGAACATTATTCGAAAAGTATTTATGTTTCATTAAAAATTATAAAAGTATCTGATGAAATCCTTTTACAAATTTGTCAACAAAATCCCAATATCAAAAAGGATTTTTTTCTAAATAATTCTTTTATAACCATTTGGACTACTACCCCATGGACCATACCCGCAAATGAAGCAGTTGCAGTAAATCCAAAAATAAATTATGTCTTTGCTTGTGATGAAGAAAAAAGAATATACCTTTTTGCAAAAGAATTATTATCTGAAATTAGTAAGAAATTTAATAAAGATTTCAATATACTTTCGGAGGTTAAAGGCTTTAAATTAGAAAATATTGAATACCAACATCCTACTAAGAAAAAAAATTGCAGAATTGTAATGGGGGGAGATTATATTACTACAGAAGCTGGGACTGGAGTTGTGCATACCGCTCCTGGCCATGGTTTAGATGACTTTAATGTTGGACAAAAATACGATCTACCTACAACCTGTGTTGTTGATGAAAAAGGAAATTTAAATGAATATTCAGGACAATTCAAAGGTTCTAATGTTCTTAAAAACGCAAATGACTTAATTATTGAATATTTAAATCAAAAAAAATCTCTTCTATTAATAGAAAATTATAAGCATAGATATCCTTATGATTGGAGAACCAAAAAACCTACTATTTTTAGAGCAACAGAACAATGGTTTGCATCTGTAGAAGGTTTTAGATCTTCCGCATTAAAGGCAATAGAAGATGTTGAATGGATGCCAGCAACAGGCAAGAAAAGAATTTATTCTATGGTGGTTGGTAGAGGAGATTGGTGTATTTCTAGACAAAGATCGTGGGGGGTACCTATTCCAGTTTTTTATAAAAAAAATGGTAAAGAAATTCTCCTTAACAGCGAGATAATTAATCATATTCAAAAACTTTTTAGTGAACACGGAGCAGATATTTGGTGGGACTGGGAAGTTAAGAGCTTATTACCAGAAAAATATGTAAAAGAATCTGCTCTATGGGAAAAAGGTCAAGATACAATGGACGTTTGGTTCGATTCTGGATCTAGTTGGGCCGCAGTATGTGAACAAAGAAGTGAGTTGAAGTATCCGGCTGATCTTTATTTAGAAGGTTCAGATCAACATAGAGGTTGGTTCCAATCTTCTTTGCTTACATCTGTAGCTGTTAATAACAAACCACCATATAAAAAAGTTTTAACCCATGGTTTTGCACTTGATGAAAATGGGAGAAAAATGAGTAAATCTTTAGGTAACGTTGTTGATCCAAATATCATTATTGATGGAGGTAATAATAAAAAAACTGAACCTGCTTATGGTGCTGATGTTCTAAGGCTATGGGTAAGCTCGGTAGATTATTCAGTAGATGTTCCAATTGGTTCAAATATACTGAAACAGCTATCAGACGTTTATAGAAAAGTTCGTAATACAGCAAGATATCTTTTGGGGAATATCCATGATTATGATCCTAATATTGAAAGTTTTGAAATTAATCAATTGCCGTTATTAGATCAATGGATGTTAGGCAGATTATTTGAGGTTACAGAACAAATATCAAATGCTTATGAAAATTATGAATTTTCAAAATTTTTTCAAATTTTACAAAGTTTTTGTGTTGTAGATTTATCAAATTTCTATTTGGATATTGCAAAGGATAGGTTATACGTTAGTTCTAAATCTCAATTTAGGAGAAGATCATGTCAGTTTGTCATGTCTCAAGTTGTTGAAAATTTAGCTGTTCTTATTTCCCCAGTTCTTTGTCATATGGCTGAAGATATTTGGCAAAATATTCCATATCAAATTAAAGAAAAATCAGTTTTTGAGAGGGGATGGCCAACTTTTTCGCATTCATGGAAAAATGAAAATCTTAATGCGCACATTACAAATTTGCGAAATTTGAGAGTTGAAATTAATAAAGCTATAGAAGGATGCAGAAACAAACAAATAGTTGGCGCGGCTTTGGAAACAGAAGTGCATTATTTGCCTGAGGATAAAGTGGTAAAAGATTCCCTCACTTGGCTAAAAAAATTTGGTAATGAAGATGTAGATTTATTTAGAGATTGGCTTATCGTTTCAAAGTTTGAAGTTGTATCAAATTTGGTCGAGAATTCTCTAATTACTGATAAAAATGAATTCGGAAAAATTCAAATTCTTAAAGCAAAAGGTAAGAAATGTGATAGATGTTGGCATTATGAAAAAGAAACTTTTAATGGTATTCAAAATACAAATTTATGTCAGAGATGTTCGAGCATTATTAATCTTGAATTTAATTAA
- the trmB gene encoding tRNA (guanosine(46)-N7)-methyltransferase TrmB, producing MRQHVNPLSKNFDEIERIPSLIEIFDDSKLNLHLDIGCASGEFLFDLALDNSNWNYLGIEIREKLVKTAKCKARERNIKNLHFVFGNAFNILNDFQSKNIINKIKSISFNFPDPWFKKRHYKRRVIQPEFIDILSNSMQTGSLIFIKTDVKDLFEYMNSTISSNFNFRKIDKEEFNYSESYNPNQVQTNREKYVFLNELDIFENIYMKI from the coding sequence ATGAGACAGCATGTTAATCCTCTGAGTAAAAATTTTGATGAAATTGAGAGAATCCCCTCTTTGATTGAAATTTTTGATGATTCTAAATTAAATCTTCATTTAGATATAGGTTGTGCTTCTGGTGAATTTTTGTTCGATCTAGCTTTAGACAATTCTAATTGGAATTATTTAGGAATTGAGATCCGTGAGAAATTGGTTAAAACTGCTAAATGTAAAGCGAGAGAGAGAAATATTAAGAATTTACATTTTGTATTTGGAAATGCTTTTAATATATTGAATGATTTTCAAAGTAAAAATATTATCAATAAAATAAAAAGCATTTCCTTTAATTTTCCTGATCCATGGTTCAAGAAAAGACATTATAAAAGGCGTGTAATTCAGCCAGAGTTTATTGATATTCTTTCAAATTCAATGCAAACAGGGTCACTTATTTTTATTAAAACTGATGTAAAGGATTTATTCGAATATATGAATTCAACCATATCAAGTAATTTTAATTTTAGAAAAATAGATAAGGAGGAATTTAATTATTCAGAAAGTTATAATCCCAATCAAGTTCAAACTAATAGAGAAAAATATGTTTTTCTTAATGAACTTGATATTTTTGAGAATATTTATATGAAAATTTGA